In Cicer arietinum cultivar CDC Frontier isolate Library 1 chromosome 7, Cicar.CDCFrontier_v2.0, whole genome shotgun sequence, a single window of DNA contains:
- the LOC101496262 gene encoding OVARIAN TUMOR DOMAIN-containing deubiquitinating enzyme 7 isoform X1, which translates to MVKPKQQKKPPQKKQPNPQIKKQGKQDDSSQFRTQLDALGLRIVEVTADGNCFFRSLADQLEGNEEEHRKYRSMVVKHILDNQETFEPFIEDEVQFDEYCQTMENDGTWAGHMELQAASLVTHSNICIHRNMFPRWYIRNFDDRGVRMVHLSYHDGEHYNSVRLKDDPCDGPARSIVIKADADLSAPPHLMKDRASKPYEQAGRQTFQPGSVKVVMAGSGCENREKVEQILDQVNGDVGAAIEFLIAEQGADECSSNSDCLQSQASANGCDVNENHEKHKENIVQDNTNDESNNNSRKTNDKITLQQNDKIPRNKVCPCGSKKKYKTCCGSTSGKQSAKPVVIQAAESRRSKKETKKGISSKAEYDSVAPDMGALCI; encoded by the exons ATGGTTAAGCCGAAACAACAGAAGAAGCCACCCCAGAAGAAGCAACCAAACCCACAA ATCAAGAAACAGGGAAAACAGGATGATAGTTCTCAATTTCGAACTCAGTTGGATGCTCTTGGCCTTCGCATTGTCGAAGTGACAGCTGACGGTAATTGTTTCTTCAG atcccttgctgATCAGTTGGAAGGTAATGAGGAGGAGCATCGAAAGTACCGAAGCATGGTGGTGAAACACATATTG GACAACCAGGAGACGTTTGAGCCCTTTATTGAAGATGAAGTCCAATTTGATGAATATTGCCAGACTATGGAAAATGATGGTACATGGGCTGGACATATGGAATTGCAGGCAGCTTCTCTTGTAACACATAGTAACATATGCATCCATCGG AACATGTTTCCTCGCTGGTACATAAGAAACTTTGATGATCGTGGAGTTCGTATGGTCCATTT GTCTTATCATGACGGGGAGCATTATAATAGTGTTCGGTTAAAGGATGATCCTTGTGATGGACCTGCAAGGTCAATTGTAATTAAG GCGGATGCCGATCTTTCAGCGCCACCCCATCTAATGAAAGATAGAGCTAGCAAACCCTATGAGCAAGCTGGTAGGCAAACTTTTCAGCCTGGGTCAGTAAAGGTGGTTATGGCTGGAAGTGGATGTGAAAACAGAGAAAAAGTTGAACAG ATTCTAGATCAGGTAAATGGAGATGTTGGTGCCGCAATAGAGTTTCTAATAGCAGAACAAGGAGCAGACGAGTGCTCTTCAAATTCTGATTGCCTTCAAAGTCAGGCTAGTGCTAACG GTTGTGATGTAAATGAGAATCATGAAAAGCACAAAGAAAACATCGTACAGGACAACACTAATGATGAATCAAACAATAACTCCAGGAAAACCAATGATAAAATCACGTTACAACAAAATGACAAg ATTCCTCGAAACAAGGTCTGCCCGTGTGGttcaaaaaagaaatacaaaactTGCTGTGGATCTACGTCGGGGAAACAATCTGCTAAGCCTGTAGT TATCCAAGCAGCTGAATCCAGAAGGAGCAAAAAAGAAACGAAGAAAGGGATTTCTTCAAAAGCTGAATATGACTCAGTGGCGCCTGATATGGGTGCACtttgtatttga
- the LOC101496262 gene encoding OVARIAN TUMOR DOMAIN-containing deubiquitinating enzyme 7 isoform X3 has product MVVKHILDNQETFEPFIEDEVQFDEYCQTMENDGTWAGHMELQAASLVTHSNICIHRNMFPRWYIRNFDDRGVRMVHLSYHDGEHYNSVRLKDDPCDGPARSIVIKADADLSAPPHLMKDRASKPYEQAGRQTFQPGSVKVVMAGSGCENREKVEQILDQVNGDVGAAIEFLIAEQGADECSSNSDCLQSQASANGCDVNENHEKHKENIVQDNTNDESNNNSRKTNDKITLQQNDKIPRNKVCPCGSKKKYKTCCGSTSGKQSAKPVVIQAAESRRSKKETKKGISSKAEYDSVAPDMGALCI; this is encoded by the exons ATGGTGGTGAAACACATATTG GACAACCAGGAGACGTTTGAGCCCTTTATTGAAGATGAAGTCCAATTTGATGAATATTGCCAGACTATGGAAAATGATGGTACATGGGCTGGACATATGGAATTGCAGGCAGCTTCTCTTGTAACACATAGTAACATATGCATCCATCGG AACATGTTTCCTCGCTGGTACATAAGAAACTTTGATGATCGTGGAGTTCGTATGGTCCATTT GTCTTATCATGACGGGGAGCATTATAATAGTGTTCGGTTAAAGGATGATCCTTGTGATGGACCTGCAAGGTCAATTGTAATTAAG GCGGATGCCGATCTTTCAGCGCCACCCCATCTAATGAAAGATAGAGCTAGCAAACCCTATGAGCAAGCTGGTAGGCAAACTTTTCAGCCTGGGTCAGTAAAGGTGGTTATGGCTGGAAGTGGATGTGAAAACAGAGAAAAAGTTGAACAG ATTCTAGATCAGGTAAATGGAGATGTTGGTGCCGCAATAGAGTTTCTAATAGCAGAACAAGGAGCAGACGAGTGCTCTTCAAATTCTGATTGCCTTCAAAGTCAGGCTAGTGCTAACG GTTGTGATGTAAATGAGAATCATGAAAAGCACAAAGAAAACATCGTACAGGACAACACTAATGATGAATCAAACAATAACTCCAGGAAAACCAATGATAAAATCACGTTACAACAAAATGACAAg ATTCCTCGAAACAAGGTCTGCCCGTGTGGttcaaaaaagaaatacaaaactTGCTGTGGATCTACGTCGGGGAAACAATCTGCTAAGCCTGTAGT TATCCAAGCAGCTGAATCCAGAAGGAGCAAAAAAGAAACGAAGAAAGGGATTTCTTCAAAAGCTGAATATGACTCAGTGGCGCCTGATATGGGTGCACtttgtatttga
- the LOC101496262 gene encoding OVARIAN TUMOR DOMAIN-containing deubiquitinating enzyme 7 isoform X2, translating to MVKPKQQKKPPQKKQPNPQIKKQGKQDDSSQFRTQLDALGLRIVEVTADGNCFFRSLADQLEGNEEEHRKYRSMVVKHILDNQETFEPFIEDEVQFDEYCQTMENDGTWAGHMELQAASLVTHSNICIHRNMFPRWYIRNFDDRGVRMVHLSYHDGEHYNSVRLKDDPCDGPARSIVIKADADLSAPPHLMKDRASKPYEQAGRQTFQPGSVKVVMAGSGCENREKVEQILDQVNGDVGAAIEFLIAEQGADECSSNSDCLQSQASANGCDVNENHEKHKENIVQDNTNDESNNNSRKTNDKITLQQNDKYPSS from the exons ATGGTTAAGCCGAAACAACAGAAGAAGCCACCCCAGAAGAAGCAACCAAACCCACAA ATCAAGAAACAGGGAAAACAGGATGATAGTTCTCAATTTCGAACTCAGTTGGATGCTCTTGGCCTTCGCATTGTCGAAGTGACAGCTGACGGTAATTGTTTCTTCAG atcccttgctgATCAGTTGGAAGGTAATGAGGAGGAGCATCGAAAGTACCGAAGCATGGTGGTGAAACACATATTG GACAACCAGGAGACGTTTGAGCCCTTTATTGAAGATGAAGTCCAATTTGATGAATATTGCCAGACTATGGAAAATGATGGTACATGGGCTGGACATATGGAATTGCAGGCAGCTTCTCTTGTAACACATAGTAACATATGCATCCATCGG AACATGTTTCCTCGCTGGTACATAAGAAACTTTGATGATCGTGGAGTTCGTATGGTCCATTT GTCTTATCATGACGGGGAGCATTATAATAGTGTTCGGTTAAAGGATGATCCTTGTGATGGACCTGCAAGGTCAATTGTAATTAAG GCGGATGCCGATCTTTCAGCGCCACCCCATCTAATGAAAGATAGAGCTAGCAAACCCTATGAGCAAGCTGGTAGGCAAACTTTTCAGCCTGGGTCAGTAAAGGTGGTTATGGCTGGAAGTGGATGTGAAAACAGAGAAAAAGTTGAACAG ATTCTAGATCAGGTAAATGGAGATGTTGGTGCCGCAATAGAGTTTCTAATAGCAGAACAAGGAGCAGACGAGTGCTCTTCAAATTCTGATTGCCTTCAAAGTCAGGCTAGTGCTAACG GTTGTGATGTAAATGAGAATCATGAAAAGCACAAAGAAAACATCGTACAGGACAACACTAATGATGAATCAAACAATAACTCCAGGAAAACCAATGATAAAATCACGTTACAACAAAATGACAAg TATCCAAGCAGCTGA
- the LOC101497896 gene encoding filament-like plant protein 7: protein MDQKPWLWKKKSSEKTIIATENNNLTLKENGEVQALLADKEELEKEFKEINNKLALALSDCNSKDEMVKKQTKIAQEAVAGWEKAKVEVLSMKQGLNEALQHRFVFEERVAHLDGALKECMQQLRFVREEQGERIHDAVMKASKEFEKEFMALEEHLSETSKRLVKAETENSHLNKSIFAREKLIEDLKRQLTRAEADHSTLMNRLESTEKDNASLKYEVRVLEKELEIRNEEREFNRRTADVSHKQHLENIKKIAVLESECQRLRLLVRKRLPGPASLAKMKNEVQMLGRDSVEIMRNKLNSTSSMVESSVDSSPRTPNRRINTLTEQLYVVEEENKALKDSLNRKMNELQFSRVMLSRTASKLLQLESHNEESSKGQVAVEQLRNNLTSCEFSLASMSDVGSDDKFSCAESSASALISESEYFRSGKQKQSFSCRSVGASDINLMDDFVEMEKLAVVSVEKGTEISGASLKEVIDINGFSETEKNETTSEVVGKQIVTVSDHISDFTISNQKTCSLEEFKDNIPNWLQDVVKMVLEQNHVTHKMPDDILQDIRVALRYLDNLDPCIFGSKEVSGHIDGSDPPNNFLAVIPSRDDVNITDLSTMKRTKQQAQKDLSKSIGKIIELIERISLPVMDGDNSDPLCTNDENASSFKNSGMPMGYMARVFQWKTSELSNVLQQFLHVCYDLLNGKVDNEKFAEELTTALDWIMNHCFSLQDVSIMREDIKKQFDWDETRSESEAEFGMIGQFLEEDKLHSPTEKLPSLPHVTTDGHELQNREMYSYEKEELKSIKENLIHAESQKEVLEGRFQSATDKIESLTNQLRESEKTIDSLRLELQSLEESNEILEDQMKKHKVMKSDLDAQHKGAELKEVGLKVLELEVELENKNHSCEELETRCLELQLQLESMSKECSNHGIDQKDKPLRTDLEITAASEKLAECQETIFNLGKQLRALAPPKDSSLFDNVIAAQRTNIPSTTTATMTTKMNHNPTPPKVMKTKNRSLLDQMLSEDNTKAKVSKVNDRNSNLPTIPGIIEPLEKILSLNEFKAHDDRTTDNDLAIVPAKKPGSGSLWKKLLWKKKKSSTLKTPLPLNT, encoded by the exons ATGGATCAAAAACCGTGGCTTTGGAAGAAAAAGTCCTCCGAAAAGACAATTATAGCTACTGAAAACAATAATCTCACTTTGAAAGAAAATGGAGAG GTACAAGCACTTCTAGCTGATAAAGAAGAATTGGAGAAAGAattcaaagaaataaataataagcTTGCTTTGGCACTTTCTGACTGTAATTCTAAAGATGAGATGGTgaagaaacaaacaaaaattgcaCAAGAAGCAGTGGCAG GTTGGGAAAAAGCAAAAGTTGAAGTTTTATCTATGAAGCAAGGTTTGAATGAAGCTTTGCAGCACCGATTCGTTTTTGAAGAAAGAGTAGCTCATTTGGATGGAGCTCTCAAGGAATGTATGCAGCAGTTACGATTTGTTCGAGAAGAACAAGGGGAAAGGATTCACGATGCTGTGATGAAGGCTtcaaaagaatttgaaaaagaGTTCATGGCTTTGGAGGAGCATTTATCCGAGACGAGTAAAAGGCTGGTAAAAGCTGAGACTGAGAATTCTCATCTTAATAAATCCATTTTTGCGAGAGAAAAATTGATTGAGGATCTGAAAAGACAACTGACTCGAGCCGAGGCAGATCATAGCACACTTATGAATAGATTAGAGTCTACTGAGAAAGATAATGCCTCTCTGAAGTATGAGGTTCGAGTGCTTGAAAAGGAGTTGGAGATTCGAAATGAAGAGAGAGAATTTAACCGTCGGACAGCTGATGTTTCTCACAAACAGCACTTAgagaacattaaaaaaattgcagTGTTAGAGTCAGAATGTCAGAGGTTGCGTCTTCTGGTTCGAAAACGATTACCAGGTCCTGCTTCCCTggcaaaaatgaaaaatgaagttcAAATGTTAGGACGGGATTCCGTTGAAATAATGAGGAACAAGTTGAACTCAACTAGCTCAATGGTTGAATCTTCGGTTGACAGTTCTCCCAGGACTCCCAATAGAAGAATCAATACTCTGACAGAGCAGTTGTATGTTGTGGAAGAAGAAAACAAAGCTTTAAAAGACTCCCTGAATAGGAAAATGAATGAACTCCAATTCTCACGAGTAATGCTTTCTCGCACGGCTTCCAAACTTCTGCAACTCGAGTCACATAATGAAGAATCGTCTAAAGGTCAAGTAGCTGTTGAGCAGCTTAGAAATAACCTTACATCATGTGAATTCTCTTTGGCATCAATGTCTGATGTTGGCAGTGATGATAAGTTTAGCTGTGCTGAGTCCTCTGCTTCTGCATTGATTTCAGAATCGGAGTACTTCAGAAGTggaaaacaaaaacaatcatTTTCCTGCAGAAGCGTTGGAGCTTCAGACATCAATCTCATGGACGACTTTGTCGAAATGGAAAAATTAGCAGTTGTCTCTGTTGAAAAAGGCACTGAAATCTCTGGTGCTTCTTTGAAAGAAGTTATTGATATCAATGGCTTCTCAGAGACCGAGAAAAATGAGACTACCTCCGAAGTAGTTGGTAAGCAGATTGTTACAGTGTCTGATCACATTTCGGACTTCACAATATCGAATCAGAAAACCTGTTCCCTTGAAGAATTTAAGGATAACATTCCAAATTGGCTTCAAGATGTAGTAAAAATGGTCCTTGAACAAAACCATGTCACTCACAAAATGCCCGATGATATACTTCAGGATATTAGAGTGGCTTTGAGATATCTGGATAATCTAGATCCGTGTATCTTTGGTTCAAAAGAAGTCTCTGGTCATATTGACGGATCTGATCCTCCAAATAATTTTTTGGCGGTAATTCCATCCCGTGATGATGTAAATATTACTGacctctcaacaatgaagaGAACCAAACAACAAGCTCAGAAAGATCTGAGTAAATCAATAGGGAAGATAATTGAGCTCATTGAAAGAATCAGCCTGCCTGTTATGGATGGTGATAATTCAGATCCGTTGTGCACAAATGATGAGAATGCTTCCTCATTCAAGAATTCAG GAATGCCAATGGGCTACATGGCTCGTGTTTTCCAGTGGAAAACATCTGAACTCAGTAATGTTTTACAGCAATTTCTACATGTGTGTTATGATTTACTGAATGGCAAAGTTGATAATGAAAAATTTGCCGAAGAACTAACAACAGCGTTGGATTGGATAATGAATCACTGCTTTTCGCTTCAGGATGTTTCTATTATGAGAGAGGACATCAAGAAACAATTTGATTGGGATGAGACACGAAGCGAAAGTGAAGCAGAGTTTGGGATGATAGGTCAGTTTTTAGAGGAAGATAAGTTGCATTCTCCCACAGAAAAGTTGCCATCTTTGCCTCATGTAACTACAGATGGTCACGAACTTCAGAATCGAGAGATGTATTCTTATGAGAAAGAAGAATTGAAAAGTATTAAGGAAAATTTGATCCATGCTGAATCTCAAAAGGAAGTATTGGAAGGGAGGTTTCAATCAGCTACTGATAAGATTGAGTCCTTAACGAATCAACTTAGAGAATCAGAGAAAACTATTGACAGCTTGAGATTAGAGTTACAATCCTTAGAAGAATCCAATGAAATACTTGAGGATCAAATGAAAAAACACAAAGTGATGAAATCAGATCTTGATGCACAGCATAAAGGGGCTGAATTAAAAGAGGTCGGTCTCAAGGTTCTGGAATTAGAAGTGGAACTGGAGAACAAAAATCATTCTTGTGAAGAATTAGAGACCAGATGTCTTGAATTGCAGCTCCAGCTTGAAAG CATGTCAAAGGAATGCTCAAACCATGGTATCGACCAGAAAGACAAGCCATTGCGAACT GACTTGGAGATAACAGCTGCTTCAGAAAAGTTGGCTGAGTGTCAAGAAACCATCTTTAACCTTGGGAAGCAGCTGAGGGCATTGGCTCCACCAAAGGATTCATCCCTTTTTGACAATGTCATTGCTGCGCAGCGTACCAATATCCCATCCACCACCACCGCCACCATGACAACAAAAATGAATCATAACCCTACTCCCCCGAAAGTTATGAAAACAAAGAATCGATCTCTACTCGACCAGATGCTATCTGAAGACAATACTAAAGCCAAGGTTTCCAAAGTAAATGACCGCAACTCCAATCTCCCCACCATTCCAGGCATTATAGAACCTTTGGAGAAGATTTTATCTTTGAACGAATTTAAAGCTCACGATGACCGAACTACTGATAATGATTTGGCCATTGTGCCAGCTAAGAAACCGGGAAGTGGAAGTTTGTGGAAGAAGTTATTatggaaaaagaagaaaagttcCACTTTGAAGACTCCCCTTCCATTGAACACTTGA
- the LOC101498451 gene encoding protein ENHANCED PSEUDOMONAS SUSCEPTIBILITY 1-like, whose protein sequence is MAPIEIISTTTIQAPSNINTNSTQKIHLTPWDLFCLPVEIDQKGLLFHNPQNTKDTLNQINHLKNTLSSTLAFFPSLTGRLIINHHQEDDNNNNNTTSCFILCNNVGALFIHALAQNTSVSDILKPNYVPSIVHSFFPLNKVRNYEGTSKPLLAIQVTELVDGIFIGVSINHVVVDGNSLWHFINSWAEISRGFHQPSKLPTLNRWFYDGTIETPIKFSFAKDEKQNIEIENSGFVPELPRERIFHFTKEKIAKLKSKANEEANTNKISSLQALLTHLWQAMIRCQNIDPEEEIMYSLPIGVRGRTVPPLPENYFGNALEVGVVKVKAKELLVEGGFGKVALEMNKVIGSHCGDNVKRNYECWVKNPVLLQSGALSSVKALATSSSPRFDVYGNDFGWGKPVAVRGGGGNRSDGTITLFSGLEEGSIDVEVCLSYHILEAMGNLPQFIHVL, encoded by the coding sequence ATGGCACCCATCGAAATCATATCCACCACCACAATTCAAGCACCAAGTAACATCAACACCAACTCAACTCAAAAAATCCACTTGACCCCATGGGATCTCTTTTGTCTTCCTGTTGAGATAGACCAGAAAGGTCTTCTCTTTCACAATCCCCAAAACACAAAAGACACATTAAACCAAATCAACCACCTCAAAAACACCCTTTCCTCAACTCTTGCTTTCTTCCCATCTCTCACTGGTCGTCTCATCATTAATCATCACCAAGAagatgacaacaacaacaacaatacaaCTTCATGTTTTATCCTTTGCAACAACGTTGGTGCACTATTCATTCACGCATTAGCACAAAACACAAGTGTCTCCGACATTCTTAAACCAAACTATGTTCCTTCTATTGTCCACTCTTTCTTTCCGCTCAATAAAGTCAGAAACTATGAAGGCACTTCAAAACCGTTGCTAGCTATTCAAGTCACAGAGCTAGTTGATGGTATCTTCATTGGAGTCTCAATCAATCATGTTGTTGTTGATGGCAACTCGTTATGGCATTTCATCAATTCATGGGCTGAAATCTCACGTGGTTTTCATCAACCATCGAAACTTCCGACACTTAATCGTTGGTTTTACGATGGCACAATTGAAACTCCTATTAAATTTTCATTCGCAAAGGAcgaaaaacaaaatattgaaattgaaaactCTGGTTTTGTACCAGAGTTACCTCGTGAGAGGATTTTCCATTTCACAAAGGAGAAAATTGCAAAGCTCAAATCAAAAGCTAATGAAGAGGCTAATACAAACAAAATATCTTCGCTACAAGCGCTTTTAACTCACCTTTGGCAAGCTATGATTCGTTGTCAGAATATCGATCCGGAAGAAGAAATCATGTATAGTTTACCCATAGGTGTTAGAGGAAGAACTGTTCCACCTTTGCCAGAGAATTACTTTGGAAATGCATTGGAAGTTGGTGTTGTGAAAGTGAAAGCAAAAGAGTTATTGGTTGAAGGAGGGTTTGGAAAAGTTGCTTTAGAGATGAACAAAGTGATAGGTTCACATTGTGGTGATAATGTGAAAAGAAACTATGAATGTTGGGTGAAAAATCCAGTGTTGTTACAGAGTGGAGCACTTAGTAGTGTTAAGGCTTTGGCAACTAGTAGTTCTCCAAGGTTTGATGTTTATGGTAATGACTTTGGTTGGGGTAAGCCTGTTGCTGTTAGAGGTGGGGGTGGGAATAGAAGTGATGGAACAATTACTCTCTTTAGTGGATTGGAAGAAGGTAGTATTGATGTTGAAGTTTGTCTTTCTTATCATATTTTGGAGGCCATGGGAAATCTTCCTCAATTTATACATGTTTTGTAA